A single Arcobacter sp. FWKO B DNA region contains:
- a CDS encoding tyrosine-type recombinase/integrase — MERFKTKFTGVYYHLLQDNEKVYYITYKDLLTNKKVWLKIGKYSEGVREAYCNQKRNEIITKLRLGEEPPVAAKNKQKKINFLSDIAEQYFAQRKDNETTKSDMAIFEHYISPYFNDIDSIDRNSLDKWNKYLQTAKQKHNDKKDLSIKYQNDIKGLLVSIGRYALKNDLTKNDYTKYIQKTTIDNTREKFLTKEEIKQLYDYFEYEPENLLFVKLALTTGARLMSIVNLQKKDIDLTHKLITLKDYKNNSTYKNFLTDEVTELLKDHTKTLKASDKIFTRNPQTILLSVLDNLFNKGLSADDSKNRVVIHTLRHTFASHLAINGTPIYTIQKLMNHKDIKMTLRYAKLSPDSGRESILNLGF, encoded by the coding sequence ATGGAACGCTTTAAAACAAAATTTACTGGTGTATATTATCATCTTTTGCAAGACAATGAGAAAGTTTATTATATCACATACAAAGACTTACTTACAAATAAAAAAGTTTGGCTAAAAATTGGCAAATATTCAGAGGGAGTCAGAGAAGCTTACTGTAATCAAAAACGCAATGAAATAATTACTAAACTTAGACTTGGTGAAGAACCACCAGTTGCTGCTAAAAATAAACAAAAGAAAATAAACTTTTTATCTGATATTGCTGAACAATATTTTGCACAAAGAAAAGATAATGAAACTACGAAATCAGACATGGCAATTTTTGAACATTATATAAGTCCATATTTTAACGATATAGATTCAATTGATAGAAACTCACTTGATAAATGGAATAAATACTTACAAACAGCTAAGCAAAAACACAATGACAAAAAAGACTTATCTATTAAATATCAAAATGATATAAAAGGACTTTTAGTATCTATTGGTAGATATGCACTTAAAAATGACCTCACGAAAAATGACTACACAAAATACATTCAAAAAACTACTATTGACAATACTAGAGAAAAGTTTTTAACAAAAGAAGAAATCAAACAGCTTTATGATTACTTTGAATATGAGCCTGAAAACTTACTCTTTGTTAAACTAGCACTTACAACAGGTGCAAGACTTATGAGTATTGTAAACCTACAAAAAAAAGATATTGATTTAACACATAAGCTCATCACACTAAAAGACTACAAAAACAACTCTACATATAAAAACTTTTTAACAGATGAAGTCACAGAACTACTAAAAGATCATACTAAAACATTAAAGGCATCTGATAAGATATTTACAAGAAACCCACAAACAATTTTATTGAGTGTACTAGATAATCTTTTTAACAAAGGCTTATCAGCAGATGATTCAAAAAATAGAGTGGTTATACATACACTAAGACATACTTTTGCTTCTCACTTAGCTATTAATGGAACTCCAATATATACTATTCAAAAACTTATGAATCATAAAGATATAAAGATGACTTTGAGGTATGCAAAATTATCACCAGATAGTGGAAGAGAATCTATTTTGAATTTAGGTTTTTAA
- a CDS encoding type II toxin-antitoxin system RelE/ParE family toxin — protein MKKIISLFYTTSTGNKPVREWLLSLDKEDRKIIGDDIKAVEYGWPIGMPVCRKLVGTKLYEVRSNISSQRIARVIFVIMDEYMILLNGFIKKDQKTPKNEIDISLQRMKDITWN, from the coding sequence ATGAAAAAAATAATATCACTATTTTATACCACTAGTACAGGAAACAAACCAGTTAGAGAATGGCTTTTATCACTCGATAAAGAAGATAGAAAAATTATAGGTGATGATATAAAAGCTGTTGAATATGGATGGCCTATAGGTATGCCAGTGTGTAGAAAATTAGTAGGTACAAAATTGTATGAGGTAAGAAGTAATATATCAAGCCAAAGAATAGCAAGAGTGATTTTTGTGATAATGGATGAATATATGATTTTGTTAAATGGTTTTATCAAAAAAGACCAAAAAACACCAAAGAATGAAATTGATATTTCTTTACAAAGAATGAAGGATATAACATGGAACTAA
- a CDS encoding helix-turn-helix domain-containing protein, whose amino-acid sequence MELRKNMESDFDAFLKEDGIYEEVNNSAIKKVIAYQIEQEMKQQHITQTELAKRMQTSRTMIHRMLNPENESLTLQSLQSVASALGKRLNISFV is encoded by the coding sequence ATGGAACTAAGAAAAAATATGGAAAGTGATTTTGATGCTTTCTTAAAAGAAGATGGTATTTATGAAGAAGTAAATAACTCAGCTATAAAAAAAGTTATTGCTTATCAAATAGAACAAGAGATGAAACAACAGCATATTACTCAAACAGAGTTAGCTAAAAGAATGCAAACAAGTAGAACTATGATACATAGAATGTTAAATCCTGAAAATGAATCTTTGACATTACAAAGTTTACAATCAGTTGCGTCCGCTCTAGGAAAAAGATTAAATATAAGTTTCGTGTGA
- a CDS encoding replication initiation protein, translating to MSIVPNLLKNSNSLRDFFEENIHFRVLQVQKNDGYFGKVKKTTISKNPNRYNGIQINWNGYTNALAFDCDHDDVLLYQDHNLPQPTITTINEKNGRHHHLYFLENPIPLLADSKKAKDLLADIKNGLTKTLQADVNYTGFITKNFTNTDYRVIGSLEKYKLADFTEYTATNIKKTKPDIQIEQSAFSRHLNLFDEIRFYGYTIAKKTRNKDELYLSLFHYAEGVNKGYNEPIVTKYIIKSVTEFCWTNRHNFNENKWNWEGYIKQDNDTNYKSRSEREKARRMKEALKKGILANLKDT from the coding sequence GTGAGTATTGTACCAAATTTACTTAAAAATAGCAATAGTTTGAGAGACTTTTTTGAAGAAAATATACATTTTAGAGTATTGCAAGTACAAAAAAATGATGGATACTTTGGGAAAGTCAAAAAAACTACAATTTCAAAAAATCCAAACAGATATAATGGTATTCAAATCAACTGGAACGGATATACTAATGCACTAGCATTTGATTGCGATCATGATGATGTTTTGTTATACCAAGACCATAATCTACCACAACCAACAATAACAACAATCAATGAAAAAAATGGAAGACATCACCATTTATATTTTTTGGAAAATCCAATACCACTTTTAGCGGATAGTAAAAAAGCAAAAGATTTATTAGCCGACATAAAAAATGGACTAACAAAGACTTTACAAGCAGATGTAAATTACACAGGCTTTATTACAAAGAACTTTACAAATACTGATTATAGAGTGATAGGAAGCCTTGAAAAATATAAACTAGCAGACTTCACGGAATATACAGCAACAAATATCAAAAAAACTAAGCCAGATATACAAATAGAACAATCAGCTTTCAGTAGGCACTTAAATCTTTTTGATGAGATAAGATTCTACGGCTACACAATAGCCAAGAAGACAAGAAACAAGGATGAACTATACCTTAGTCTATTTCATTATGCTGAGGGTGTTAATAAAGGCTATAATGAACCAATCGTTACAAAATATATAATTAAGAGCGTAACAGAGTTTTGCTGGACCAATAGACACAACTTTAACGAAAATAAGTGGAATTGGGAAGGATACATAAAACAAGATAATGATACAAACTATAAAAGTAGAAGTGAAAGAGAAAAAGCAAGAAGAATGAAAGAAGCCCTAAAAAAGGGCATATTGGCTAACCTTAAAGATACCTAA